ATACACCGATGCCGACGGAGGCATTCCGCTCGTTTCGAAGAGTTCCCGAAACGCCGCGATTCGTGTCGGATCGCGCATCACGAAATAGACCGGCGCACCAAGCGGCTCGAGCGCCGTCTCCGCGGCCATCGCCCGCATCATTTCTCTTGCCGTAAACGACATGCGCCTCGACTGTACTCCATTGCACGCCCTCCGCCTTGCTTCCCTTCGCCCCATTGCCCCTTTGCTGCTTGGCAGTTTTCCCAACTACGCTTCCGATTGGAGGTCCCATGAAAGGCGTCATCCTCGCCGGCGGCACGGGCTCGCGCCTCGCCCCGCTCACGCTCGTCACCAATAAGCATCTGCTTCCTGTCTACGACCAGCCGATGGTCCACTACCCCATCAAGTGCTTGCTGAACGCGGGAATCGACGAAGTCCTGATCGTCACCGGAGGCGAACACGCGGGGGATTTCCTCCGCCTGCTCAAAAATGGCAAACAGCTCGGCATCCGCCATCTCGAGTACGCCTATCAGGAAGGCAGCGGCGGCATCGCCGATGCGCTCAAACTCGCGCAGGATTTTGCGGATGGCCAGCCCATCTGCGTGGTGCTTGGCGACAACATCATCGAGAAGAACATCCGCGTTGCCGCCAACAACTACCGCGAGCAGAAGCACGGCGCCAAGATTCTGCTGAAGAGAGTGCCCGATCCCCACCGCTTCGGCGTTGTTCGTCTCGAGAACAACCGCATCGCCGAAATCCTTGAGAAGCCGAAGAACCCGCCCAGCGATCTCGCGGTCACCGGAATTTACTTCTACGACCAGACCGTCTTCGATATCTGCGCCACGCTCAAACCGTCCGGCCGCGGCGAACTCGAAATCACCGATGTCAACAACGCCTACCTGAAGGCCGGTACTCTGACGCACGAAGTCCTTGAAGGTTGGTGGACCGACGCCGGCACGTTCCAGAGTCTCTTCCGTGCCTCCAAGTTCGTTGCCGAAGGCGGCGCCAATCACGTTTGAAGCCCCCTCCCTGAGGGAAGGGGTTGCGGAAGGGAGTACTTCTTCACTACCCTTCAATTCCGATGCCAGCAATCTCCCCCATTCAGATCTTCACCGGCTCCGCTTCCGAAGCCTTCGCTGCGGCGAAACAGAAAAACGAGCCTCTGCTCCTGCCCCTGAATCTCTTCGCCGATGATCGTGGCTGGTCGATCATGAACCAGTTGCAGGGCGTGATGTCCTCTGAAGGACAACTCAACGTCTCGCTCCAGTATCCGGGCATCATCAAGGCGTGGCACCGCCATCAGAAGCAGACGGATTTTTGGATCTGTGTGCGAGGCCAAATCAAGGTTGGTGTGCATCGCGACGACGATCGCGCCTGGATGGCCATCATCGGTGAGCATCGGCCCGCGCTCGTCATCATCCCTCCACCGCTCTGGCACGGCGCCGCGACCGTCGGCAATGAGCCTGCGAGCCTTCTCTACTACGTCTCCCACGCCTACGACGCTTCCAAGCCCGATGAAGAACGCCGCGCGTTCGATTCGCCTTCCTGGTTCCCGTGGACCGTCCAGCCGCGATGAGCGCGCTCACAGAAAAACCAATCGTGCTCCTGGGCGCCGACGGCATGCTCGGTCGCGCCTTCGCCGGATTGCTCCAAGCAAAAGGCCGCCCATTCGAAGCGCTCACGCTTCCACAAATCGATTTCACGCGTCCCGATTCCATTCGCGCCGCTTTCTCGCCGCGCATGTCCGCGGTGATCAACTGCGCCGCCTACACCGACGTAGACGGCGCCGAATCGAATTCGGATCTCGCTGAACAGATCAACGGCCGCGCCGTCGGAGAACTCGCTCGCCTCTGCAAGGCGCATGCGACTCCGCTTATTCATTTCAGCACCGACTATGTCTTCGATGGAAACAACACCTTGCCATACTCGACCGATGCTCCGCGCCACCCGGTCAACAAGTACGGCCAGAGCAAGGCGCACGGAGAAGAGCTCATCGAGCAATCCGGCTGCGAACACCTCATCATCCGTACGAGCTGGCTCTACGCGCCTTGGGGCAAGAACTTCGTCCGCACCATCGCCGCCGCGGCACGCACCAAACCCGAGCTCAGAGTCGTCAACGACCAGCGCGGCCGCCCCACCAGCGCACAACTCCTTGCGCGCTCTGCACTCTCGCTGCTCGACCGAGGCCGCCGCGCCACGTGGCACATCACCGACTCCGGCGAGTGCACTCGGTTCGATTTCGCGTCGGCAATCGTCCGCCTCACCGGCGCGCATTGCAACGTGATCGCCTGCACATCCGCCGAATTCCCAAGACAGGCGAAGCGCCCCGCCTACAGCGTGCTCGATATCGCAAAGGCCGAACAAGAACTCGGCCCCTTTCCCGCGTGGCAATCAAATCTCTCCGAAGTCATCGCGTGCTTAGAACCATGATCGCGCTCCGTCGCATCAACTGGGTGACTCACGCCTTGGCATCTCGGCAGACCCGCATTTCATCGCCATCCTTCTTTCCGTCTCTCTCCGCACCTCTGAGTTTCTGCGGTGATTCATTTTTCTTCTCATACAATCAACGCATGTTCTCACGCATCCTCGTCACCGGCGGCAGCGGCTTCATCGGCTCCAACTTCGTGCGCCATGTCCTCGCCGCACGCCCGCAAACGCACATCACGAACCTCGACGCGCTCACCTACTCCGGCAACGCCGAGAATCTCCGTGACCTCGAGGGAAATCCACGTTACTCATTCGTTCACGCCGACATCTGCGATACCGAAACGATCCGCCCGTTCGTCGCCAAGGCCGACGCGATTGTCCACTTCGCCGCCGAATCGCACGTCGATCGATCGATCCTCGATACCCGCCCATTCATTCGCACCAATGTTCTGGGCACCCAAACCCTGCTCGACGCCGCCGTCGCCGGCAAAGTGACAAGGTTCGTGCACGTGAGCACCGACGAGGTCTACGGCAGCCTGCCGCTCGATCGCCGCGAACTCCGCTTCACCGAAGAATCCGCGATCAAGCCCAACAGCCCCTACTCCGCGAGCAAGGCCGCGAGCGACATGCTCGTCCGCGCTGCGCACCACACGTTCGGCCTCGACACCTGCATCACGCGCTGCTCCAACAACTTCGGGCCCTATCAGTTCCCCGAAAAAGTCATCCCGCTTTTTGTTACGAATCTCCTCGAGGACAAGAAGGTCCCGCTCTACGGCGACGGGCTCAATGTCCGCGATTGGATCCACGTCGAAGACCACTGCGAAGCGGTGCTCGCCGTCCTCGAACGAGGCAAGCCCGGCGAGGTCTACAACATCGGCGCCGACAACGAGCAGTCGAATCTCGATCTCACCCGTTCGCTCCTCCACATCCTGGGCAAAGGCGACGAATTCATCCGTCACGTTGAAGATCGCCTCGGCCACGACCGCCGCTACGCGATCGATTCATCCAAGATCCAAAGCGAACTCGGCTGGAACGCGACTCGCTCACAATGGCCCGACGCGCTGATCAAGACGGTCGACTGGTACGTGAAGAATCCTGGCTGGTGGCAGCGAATCAAAAGCGGCGCGTATCGGGAGTTTCACGAAACTTTGTACGCAAATCGTGGCCCGGCAGCCCCACTCGCAAGCCCAGCTTCTGCAAGCGCTTAATCAGAAGTCGCTTCAATCCCGCCAAATGCCGAGTGTTTTTGGGTTGCCCGTTTCCAGTCCTTGAGGCATGTTTCATCGGGTTGCGCAACATTTGTGCGAGGTCGCGCTGCGCCAATGGAGCCGCACGCCATGTCTCGCCTACGCCAAGCACTGCTCGCTTTTTCCGGCTCTCTGGCGGCCGCGGCAGCACCCGCGAGCGCCATGCTGATTTTCAACGAGCTGGCCTCGGGCGATCTTTCTTCCAACCCCCTCCTGCCCACGCTTCTGCATGTCGACCTTGGCTCGAATTTCATCGACGGCAGCGTCGACCGCAATGATCGCGACTATTTCACGCTTGCGCTCCCCTCCGGTACACACCTGACCGCGATCATCCTTCGCGCCTCGTCCGGCAGCGAGGCCACGTTCCTCAGCCTGCAATCCGGCTCAATCTTCACCGAGCCCGCCGCCGGAACAGACCTGCGCAACGTGCTCGGCTATGTCTCGTTCTTCCACTCTGATATCGGCACGGACCTGCTCCAATCCCTTGGCAGCGCATCCGACGCGATCGGTTTCAAAGGCTCCCCCGACGGCGAGATGTTCACGTTCTGGATCGATCAATCGAGTTTGAGTCCGGCCAACTACAACTTCGAATTCATCGTCACCGAGGACATTCCCAGCCCAGGAACGATCGCCATGATGGCGGCAGCGATGATCATGGTCATCCCGCGTTCGCGCCGTTCTCGCCGCTAGTTTCAGTGCCGCTCAGCCGTTCCGCGAGACAACATACAACCCGCCGATACACCCCGCGGCAATCAGCCACATCGCGAGGACCGACGCGACGAACATCGGAAAAATGCAGAGCGCCGCGCCGGTGAAAAGCGTCAGCGGCCGCTCCTGTTTCTTTCCGTAGATGAACATCCCCGTTCCGATTGCTCCGATCAGAACGCCCGAAATCAGCGATACGGGACTGCCGAGTTCCATACCAGTGTCATCGGCGCTTACTTTCAAACGCGACCGGCAGTTTGCTGAATTCACGCGTTTCACGCGCAGCCCGCCCCTGCCGCCGACATTTCTTCGGCATCCGGTCCAATCGAATCCCCCGTTAGGGTGCCATCGAGGTGTCCGCGAGAAATCGCGAGTCCCAGAATCCGTTGCCTGTTTGGCGATCTGGTCCGGCGGCTATTCCGCGCGACCCGATTCAAAGTACGGATCGAGCAGCGTCTTGAGCGCCTGCCGCGCGCGATGAAGCCTTGTGCGCACCGTATCGAGGGTGACACCAAGCGTTCTCGCGGTCTCTTCGGTGTCGAGGCCCGAAACATCCCGCAGCATGAGAATCACCCGATACTGCTCCGGCAATTCCTCGATCTTCGCACGCACCAATGTCTTGATTTCGTGGCGCTCCAGTGTCGATTCGTCAACTTCGGCCCACCGCTCGCTCGATCGCACCTGGTGTCCATCCGACTGAAACGCCGGGAGCATCGCCTCGATCGAAGTTTCGGGCCGGCGGCGCTTGCTCCGCAATTTCATCAGGCACGAATTCACCGTGATCTGATGCAGCCATGTGGTCAGTTTCGATCGCCCATCGAATGCCGCCAGGCCCCTGAAAGCATTCAGGAATGCGTCCTGCACCGCCTCTTCCGCATCCGCCTCGTTCGGCATCATCTTCCGCGCGACCGCGAGCATGCGGCCGGCAGCCAGATCCGTCAATTCATCGAACGCGCGCTCTTCGCCCGTCCGCAGCCGCGCGAGCAACGCGGCATCATCTGTTTCGCACGCCTCGCTCTGCTTCATCGTTCCTATGGACATCATGACCGTGCCTCCCCGAGCAGCCGCTTGATGTACAGCGATCCGCCCTTGAGATTGCCGCCGCGGCTCTGAATTCCCGAAACAAACCGGCGCGCCGCTTCCGAAAGCGCCGTCACATCGCTCAAGTCCAGCGTGAACTTCTCACCAGCATGCTCGACGGCGCGCGCCAGGGCGAGCACTGCCGCGTCGTCCAATCGGCCCTCTACCCGAACCTCGGGTTCCCCGGACGCCGATCGGCTTGTCGTTATCTTGAACACGCGCCGTACTCCTTTGGATGACAAAGGCAACGGGCGTGCCAGACGAAATCCACGACACCTAACTTTCGTAACGCCTGTTTTGACAGTCAATTACGCCAAGAATTCCGATTTCCAAACGACGTATGACTTTTTCGTTTCGACGCGGCCGATCGCGTCCGGCGCGGCCCGTCGTCGCGTTTCACGCTTTCAAACCGCCATCAGGCCTTGATCCCGAGGCGATCCATCCGGCTCCGCAGCGTGCTCGGCGCGAGCCCGAGAATCTTCGCCGCGCCTTTCGGGCCGGCGATTGCACCCTCGGTTTGTGCCAACACCGCCAGGATGTGCTGCTTCTCCACTTCCTCGAGCGACGCAGACTTTGCCTCGACCGCGCCGGCATCCCCAGCCCCGGGAAGATCGTTCTCGCTGAGCCTCAGCACGCGCCCATCGCACAAGATCGCCGCACGCTCCAGCAGGTTTCTCAACTCGCGGATATTCCCAGGCCATCCATAGCGCAGCAGGCGCTCCATCGTCGCGCCGTCGATCTCGTCGAATTTCTTACCGAGTGACGCCGCGATCTGCGTCACAAAGTACGACGCCAGGATCGGGATGTCCGGGATCTGCTCCCGCAGTGGCGGCACACTGATCGGGAAGACACTCAACCGAAAGAACAGGTCCGCGCGGAATTTCTGCGACTTCACGTCCGCCGCCAAATCCCGATTCGTCGCCGCGATCACACGCACATTCACCCGCACCGTCTCCGATCCGCCGACCCGTTCGAATTCGTTCTCTTGCAAGACGCGCAGCAGCTTCACCTGAACATCCGGCGCCACCTCTCCCACCTCATCCAGAAAAATAGTTCCCCCGTCGGCAAGCTCGAACCTGCCGCGACGTGCGTTCACAGCGCCCGTAAAAGCGCCCTTCTCGTGCCCGAAAAACTCGCTCTCGACAAGCCCCGCCGGCAAAGCTGCGCAGTTTACCTTGACAAACGGTCCGTTCTTCCTCTGGCTGCGTTCATGGATCGCCCGCGCGATCAATTCCTTTCCTGTTCCGGTCTCTCCCTGAATCAAAACCGTCGAATCCGTCGGCGCGACCCGCTCCACGTTCTCGAGCACCTTGATCAATCCCGTGCTGCTCCCCACGATCTCATCGAAATTGTGGCTCGCCTTGATCTCTTCGCTGAGAAACCTGTTCTGCGCCTTGAGCCGCGCCTGCTCCTGCTCCATCAGCACGCGGTCCGTGATATCGACGAACATCGTGCGCGTGTACATCCCGCTCGGATCCGGCTTCGACCACCACTGGATCCACACCGGCTTTCCGTTGTCCTTCCGCCGCAGTTCGAGCACGACGCCGCTCGTATCCGTGCCGCGTCCGATCGACTCGAACGCCGCCTTCAAACGCTGCTGCGCCTCAGGCGTGTCGGGCACAAAGCTCTTGCCGTACGTGCCTTCGATCTGATCCGGCCGAATTCCGAGTATCCGCATCGCCGCGCGATTCGCGCGAATGAACCGTGAATCGACCCCTTCATGCACATATGCGATCGGTGCCTCATCAAAGAGATCCCTGAATCGGTCCTCGCTCTCGATCAGCGATTTCTCCAACCGCACCCGCGCGAGCTCTCCCGCCGCCAGCGCCGCGAAAATCTGAAAGAGCGCCAGATGCCGAGGCTCCGGCGGCATCGGCTTGGTGTCCATCACAAACACGTGCCCGAGCACCGCCCCCTTCTGTTCGAGCAGCGGCACACCCAGATAGCTCTCGACTCCCATCTCCGCCAGCGGCGTATCCAGCGGAAACAGTTTCGCGGTGTCCTTCGGATACAAACTGAACTTCCCGCCAAGCACGCGCTCGCACGGCGTGCCCGCGATCGGCCACTCCACATTGTCGAGGAATTTGTCCCCCGCCCAGAACGCCAGCGACTTCGCGGATTGCTTCGCCGCATCGAACTGCGCGACGATCGCATACTTGACACTCAGCGCTTCCGCCAGGCACTGCGCCATCCGCCGGAATCGCTCATCGCCCGACGCCGCCGCGACGCTCCTCAAAAGTGTCGCCAGCGCAGAATCCTCTTTCAGGAGTTCCGGCGTCGCCGCAGGGTCAAGATGCTTTGGAATGTCCCCGGTCATCCGTTGTCGCGCCCGTATCGCCATCTTCGCGCAGCATCGTACCCGAAGTCAGGCCGCGGCCGCGTCCAGCGATGAAGGAGTTCCTTCACCCGCTCATTCGGCGTCTTCGCAGTTTTTCAAAGATTTCGAAAATCAGCACACCGCCATCAAACCTCCACCACCATCGCCACGCTATTGCCCCCGCCCAGACACAGCGCCGCAACGCCTCTCTTCCCGCCCGTCCGGTGCAACTGGTGAATCAGCGTTGTCAGCACGCGCGCACCGCTCGCCCCGATCGGGTGCCCAAGCGCGATGCCGCCGCCGGTGATGTTCAGCTTGCTCTCCGGGATTTCGTGCCCCGCCGAGAGCAGCCCCTTCACATTGCACAGGATCTGCGCCGCGAACGCCTCGTTGATCTCGAATAGGTCGATGTCCTTCGCGCTCAACTTCGCTTTCGCCAGCGCGCCCTTGATCCCTTCAATCGGCGCCGCGAAAATGTCCTTCGGCGCCACGCCGCTGGTGTGATACGCGATGATCTTCGCGATCGGCTTCACGCCCAGTTGCTCCGCCTTCGCGAGGCTCGCGACGATCAGCGCCGCCGCGCCATCCGAAATCTGGCTGGCGTTCGCCGCCGTCACCGTTCCGTCTTTTTCAAAGGCGGGACGCAACTTGCCCACGCTGTCGATGCTCGTATCCGCGCGAATCCCCTCATCCGCGCTGACGCCCGGCGACTTTTTATCCAGACACAGCTCACCCGTCAGCGCGACGATCTCGTTCTTGAACCAACCGTTCTTCGTCGCCTCCGCCGCCCGCTGATGGCTCTGCACCGCGAACCGATCTTGCTCTGCACGTGAAATCTCAAACTTCCGCGCGATATGGTCCGCGCTGTTCCCCATCGCACACGCCTCGAACGCGCAGCGCAGCCCGTCGTACGCCATGTGGTCTTCCATCGCCGCCGGGCCGTACTTCACGCCCTCGCGCACCCGCGCAAAGTGCGGCGCCGCCGTCATGTTCTCGAATCCGCCCGCACCGACAATCTGGTTATCCCCCGCCTTGATCGACTGCGCCGCCAGCATCACCGCCTGCAATCCGCTGCCGCACACCTTGTTGATCGTCTGCGCGCTCATCGTGTCGGGCAGCCCCGCCTTCAACGCCGCCTGCCGCGCCGGATTCTGTCCGAGCCCCGCCTGCAGCACGCACCCCATGATCACCTCATCAACCGCGCCGGCCGCGCCCGGAACCGCATCCAGCGCCGCCTTCAACGCGTACGACCCCAGCACCGGCGAAGGCACCTTCGACAGTCCACCAAAGAACTTCCCGATCGGTGTGCGTTTGGCGGCAAGGATGACGGGGATCGTGTTCGCGGTGGACATGAACTGCTCCGTAAATGACCGGCAAATGCCGTGAAGTGTCTCGTTCTGTCAGGATACGCCAGCGTTGGATGAGCGGATTCCGCCCCCGTTACGCGGCAAAAAAATCACGCTCACTCCACCCCGCCCCGTCATTCCGCAATCCAAAATCCGAATCTCGAATTGCGACTTGCCCTTTGGCATTCTGACTCTTTGCCTTCCCCATCTTCCCTTTTCGCCGTGCCTCTGCGCCTCCGTCGTAAATGCTTTCGCATTCCCCTCTTTGGCCCTTTGGAAATTTGGCCCTTTGGCCATTTCCCTACACCCCGATCGCCTTCGCCGTCTGCGTATAGCTCTCCGGCCGCCGATCGCGATAGAACTGCCACACATTCCGCACTTCCTGGATTTTGTCGAGATCGAGGTCGGCAACGACCACCTCATCCTTCTCTCTGCTCGCCTGCTTGATAATCTGCCCGCGCGGATCGCAGAAATAACTCTGCCCGTAGAACTCACCGATGTTCCACGGCGCTTCCGTCCCCACGCGGTTGATTGCGCCGACAAAATATTGATTCGCCACCGCGTGCGCCGGCTGCTCGATCTTCCACAGGTACTCACTGAGCCCCGCGACCGTCGCGCTCGGGTTGAACACGATCTCCGCGCCGTTCAATCCCAGC
The DNA window shown above is from Phycisphaeraceae bacterium and carries:
- a CDS encoding NTP transferase domain-containing protein, with translation MKGVILAGGTGSRLAPLTLVTNKHLLPVYDQPMVHYPIKCLLNAGIDEVLIVTGGEHAGDFLRLLKNGKQLGIRHLEYAYQEGSGGIADALKLAQDFADGQPICVVLGDNIIEKNIRVAANNYREQKHGAKILLKRVPDPHRFGVVRLENNRIAEILEKPKNPPSDLAVTGIYFYDQTVFDICATLKPSGRGELEITDVNNAYLKAGTLTHEVLEGWWTDAGTFQSLFRASKFVAEGGANHV
- a CDS encoding dTDP-4-dehydrorhamnose 3,5-epimerase family protein, with protein sequence MPAISPIQIFTGSASEAFAAAKQKNEPLLLPLNLFADDRGWSIMNQLQGVMSSEGQLNVSLQYPGIIKAWHRHQKQTDFWICVRGQIKVGVHRDDDRAWMAIIGEHRPALVIIPPPLWHGAATVGNEPASLLYYVSHAYDASKPDEERRAFDSPSWFPWTVQPR
- the rfbD gene encoding dTDP-4-dehydrorhamnose reductase, with amino-acid sequence MSALTEKPIVLLGADGMLGRAFAGLLQAKGRPFEALTLPQIDFTRPDSIRAAFSPRMSAVINCAAYTDVDGAESNSDLAEQINGRAVGELARLCKAHATPLIHFSTDYVFDGNNTLPYSTDAPRHPVNKYGQSKAHGEELIEQSGCEHLIIRTSWLYAPWGKNFVRTIAAAARTKPELRVVNDQRGRPTSAQLLARSALSLLDRGRRATWHITDSGECTRFDFASAIVRLTGAHCNVIACTSAEFPRQAKRPAYSVLDIAKAEQELGPFPAWQSNLSEVIACLEP
- the rfbB gene encoding dTDP-glucose 4,6-dehydratase; the encoded protein is MFSRILVTGGSGFIGSNFVRHVLAARPQTHITNLDALTYSGNAENLRDLEGNPRYSFVHADICDTETIRPFVAKADAIVHFAAESHVDRSILDTRPFIRTNVLGTQTLLDAAVAGKVTRFVHVSTDEVYGSLPLDRRELRFTEESAIKPNSPYSASKAASDMLVRAAHHTFGLDTCITRCSNNFGPYQFPEKVIPLFVTNLLEDKKVPLYGDGLNVRDWIHVEDHCEAVLAVLERGKPGEVYNIGADNEQSNLDLTRSLLHILGKGDEFIRHVEDRLGHDRRYAIDSSKIQSELGWNATRSQWPDALIKTVDWYVKNPGWWQRIKSGAYREFHETLYANRGPAAPLASPASASA
- a CDS encoding sigma-70 family RNA polymerase sigma factor, translated to MMSIGTMKQSEACETDDAALLARLRTGEERAFDELTDLAAGRMLAVARKMMPNEADAEEAVQDAFLNAFRGLAAFDGRSKLTTWLHQITVNSCLMKLRSKRRRPETSIEAMLPAFQSDGHQVRSSERWAEVDESTLERHEIKTLVRAKIEELPEQYRVILMLRDVSGLDTEETARTLGVTLDTVRTRLHRARQALKTLLDPYFESGRAE
- a CDS encoding sigma 54-interacting transcriptional regulator; this encodes MAIRARQRMTGDIPKHLDPAATPELLKEDSALATLLRSVAAASGDERFRRMAQCLAEALSVKYAIVAQFDAAKQSAKSLAFWAGDKFLDNVEWPIAGTPCERVLGGKFSLYPKDTAKLFPLDTPLAEMGVESYLGVPLLEQKGAVLGHVFVMDTKPMPPEPRHLALFQIFAALAAGELARVRLEKSLIESEDRFRDLFDEAPIAYVHEGVDSRFIRANRAAMRILGIRPDQIEGTYGKSFVPDTPEAQQRLKAAFESIGRGTDTSGVVLELRRKDNGKPVWIQWWSKPDPSGMYTRTMFVDITDRVLMEQEQARLKAQNRFLSEEIKASHNFDEIVGSSTGLIKVLENVERVAPTDSTVLIQGETGTGKELIARAIHERSQRKNGPFVKVNCAALPAGLVESEFFGHEKGAFTGAVNARRGRFELADGGTIFLDEVGEVAPDVQVKLLRVLQENEFERVGGSETVRVNVRVIAATNRDLAADVKSQKFRADLFFRLSVFPISVPPLREQIPDIPILASYFVTQIAASLGKKFDEIDGATMERLLRYGWPGNIRELRNLLERAAILCDGRVLRLSENDLPGAGDAGAVEAKSASLEEVEKQHILAVLAQTEGAIAGPKGAAKILGLAPSTLRSRMDRLGIKA
- a CDS encoding thiolase family protein encodes the protein MSTANTIPVILAAKRTPIGKFFGGLSKVPSPVLGSYALKAALDAVPGAAGAVDEVIMGCVLQAGLGQNPARQAALKAGLPDTMSAQTINKVCGSGLQAVMLAAQSIKAGDNQIVGAGGFENMTAAPHFARVREGVKYGPAAMEDHMAYDGLRCAFEACAMGNSADHIARKFEISRAEQDRFAVQSHQRAAEATKNGWFKNEIVALTGELCLDKKSPGVSADEGIRADTSIDSVGKLRPAFEKDGTVTAANASQISDGAAALIVASLAKAEQLGVKPIAKIIAYHTSGVAPKDIFAAPIEGIKGALAKAKLSAKDIDLFEINEAFAAQILCNVKGLLSAGHEIPESKLNITGGGIALGHPIGASGARVLTTLIHQLHRTGGKRGVAALCLGGGNSVAMVVEV